One window of the bacterium genome contains the following:
- a CDS encoding MogA/MoaB family molybdenum cofactor biosynthesis protein has protein sequence MSSFRYAVLTVSDRGAAGIREDLSAPAIRELLEPLGARLEHYRVVPDEVFEIQKAIIEWADTEEVDLIITTGGTGVHPRDVTPEATRPLLEKEIPGMAEAMRSASMSKTPHAMLSRGLVGLRKKTLVVNLPGSPKAVRENLLVLLPAIPHALEKIHGDPGECGSSVLPSQ, from the coding sequence ATGAGCTCTTTTAGATATGCGGTTCTGACGGTCAGCGACCGTGGGGCTGCAGGCATCAGAGAGGACCTGAGCGCTCCGGCCATAAGGGAACTCCTTGAGCCTCTGGGTGCAAGGCTTGAGCATTACCGGGTGGTCCCGGACGAGGTGTTTGAAATCCAGAAGGCCATAATAGAGTGGGCTGACACAGAGGAAGTGGACCTGATCATCACGACAGGTGGCACCGGAGTTCATCCAAGAGATGTGACACCGGAGGCCACAAGGCCTTTGCTGGAAAAGGAAATACCTGGCATGGCAGAGGCCATGCGCTCGGCCTCCATGTCCAAGACACCCCATGCCATGCTCTCTCGGGGCCTAGTGGGCTTAAGGAAAAAGACTTTAGTGGTGAACCTCCCAGGAAGTCCTAAGGCAGTAAGGGAAAACCTCTTGGTTTTGCTCCCGGCCATACCGCACGCCCTGGAAAAGATCCATGGGGATCCTGGGGAATGCGGCTCATCTGTTTTGCCGTCTCAATAA